A window from Citrus sinensis cultivar Valencia sweet orange chromosome 3, DVS_A1.0, whole genome shotgun sequence encodes these proteins:
- the LOC102613570 gene encoding F-box/kelch-repeat protein At3g23880-like produces MWSIPKDILEAEILCRLPIKSLLRFKCVSKEWHSLISDPKFALYRQKKQGEIDNNNTIHQRVLVLAISPDRLQSLHCLTRCITELNFNFPFESRPNVIIGSCNGLVCMALHGCKDFFIYNPSTRAYKKLPDPDISLGSPYLYGFGYDSSTDDYKVLAVSCLRVLLKVFSMKAFSWRDVQYNLGVKLFYGTESPPKGCLFNGALHWLVSGFHFGSQDPVIIAFDLAEEKFCRVGEVCHPRSVSLGVVGGCLSLNVCCSNCVDKTTDFELWVMKQYGVHSSWERLTKIDSDIMVRYHGSLVTLCTATGTNGGDEIIMINKWREFISCNLNERNLEEIYRPNFDWSETVSYTESILSPNVL; encoded by the coding sequence ATGTGGAGTATTCCCAAAGATATCCTAGAAGCAGAGATACTTTGCAGGTTGCCTATCAAGTCGTTGCTGCGTTTCAAGTGCGTATCCAAGGAATGGCACTCTCTGATTTCCGACCCCAAGTTTGCTCTATACCGACAGAAGAAACAAGGAGAAATCGACAATAACAACACTATTCATCAAAGAGTCCTTGTGTTAGCAATATCACCTGATCGTCTTCAGTCGTTGCACTGTCTGACAAGATGCATTACTGAACTTAACTTCAATTTTCCATTTGAATCAAGACCAAATGTTATTATAGGCTCATGCAACGGCTTGGTTTGCATGGCTCTTCATGGGTGCAAGgattttttcatatataaccCATCCACTCGAGCATACAAAAAATTACCAGATCCCGATATTTCATTGGGGTCCCCATATTTATATGGTTTTGGTTATGATTCATCCACCGATGATTACAAGGTTTTAGCTGTCTCTTGTCTCAGAGTTCTTTTAAAAGTTTTCTCAATGAAAGCTTTCTCTTGGAGAGACGTTCAATACAACCTTGGTGTCAAATTATTTTACGGCACCGAGTCCCCACCAAAAGGTTGCCTTTTTAATGGGGCTCTCCATTGGCTTGTCAGCGGCTTTCATTTTGGTTCACAAGACCCTGTGATTATTGCTTTTGATTTAGCAGAGGAGAAATTTTGTCGTGTTGGGGAAGTCTGCCACCCCAGATCGGTCAGCTTGGGAGTTGTAGGAGGATGCCTAAGTTTAAACGTCTGTTGCTCAAATTGTGTAGATAAGACTACTGATTTTGAGTTGTGGGTGATGAAACAATATGGAGTGCATTCCTCCTGGGAAAGATTAACTAAAATTGATAGTGATATAATGGTTCGTTATCATGGTAGTCTGGTCACTCTTTGCACAGCAACGGGCACTAATGGCGGTGATGAAATcataatgataaataaatggCGGGAATTTATAAGCTGTAATCTCAACGAGAGGAATCTTGAGGAGATTTATCGTCCCAACTTTGATTGGTCCGAGACTGTGTCCTACACGGAGAGCATCCTCTCCCCTAATGTTTTATAG
- the LOC102613866 gene encoding homeobox-leucine zipper protein HDG3-like, whose amino-acid sequence MDFYVFSSFAPELKHVQMLDVEFHIPMPFTQRRSCTFMRFHTEVNPSVWAVVDIGIDYFPVSPSHFPKFLIRRPSGLIIKQQSAGGCKVIWIENVEACKSQSNVFQSLNVKSAFDANRWLTALEWRNLDKNYSLFESKPESHLAKDELHQLAKLLKVKFIRSISDTPDGRKWTHLTSNELMILWAGNTSIGVFNCLATFNLMEKPYAVFKKVSDLNLAIQWENLQIITRPQLEIKLASTDGINGIQVFSKDHCRLVNVTSGDGYCYVVTSMPVSQEAFLSRSWSDINPSGFAILPCFSGQVNHPGGSTVVISLSAKCNDKALKVLPHFLRLLIRIIKPSDAESAGSASSGKPGTVT is encoded by the exons ATGGATTTCTATGTTTTCAGCAGCTTTGCACCGGAATTGAAGCATGTACAGATG CTGGATGTAGAGTTTCATATCCCTATGCCGTTCACACAAAGAAGAAGCTGCACCTTTATGAGGTTCCACACAGAAGTTAATCCAAGTGTGTGGGCAGTCGTTGACATCGGAATTGATTACTTTCCTGTTTCCCCTTCACACTTTCCGAAGTTTCTGATTAGGAGGCCATCAGGTTTGATTATTAAGCAACAGTCTGCTGGGGGCTGCAAG GTTATCTGGATTGAGAATGTTGAGGCCTGCAAGAGTCAATCAAATGTTTTCCAAAGTTTAAACGTTAAATCAGCATTTGATGCAAACCGTTGGCTGACTGCACTCGAGTGGAGGAATTTGGATAAAAACTATAGCTTATTTGAGAGCAAACCAGAAAGTCATTTAGCTAAAG ATGAACTTCATCAACTTGCAAAATTATTGAAGGTAAAGTTTATCAGGAGTATCAGTGACACTCCTGATGGAAGGAAATGGACCCATTTAACTAGCAATGAGCTGATGATACTCTGGGCTGGAAATACATCAATTGGCgtttttaattgtttggcTACTTTTAATCTCATGGAAAAACCTTATGCTGTGTTTAAAAAAGTGTCAGATTTGAATTTGGCAATTCAG TGGGAGAATTTGCAGATTATAACAAGGCCGCAACTTGAAATCAAACTGGCATCAACTGATGGAATTAACGGCATCCAAGTCTTTAGCAAG gaCCATTGCCGTTTGGTCAATGTAACTTCAGGTGATGGATATTGTTATGTTGTTACATCGATGCCAGTGAGCCAAGAAGCATTTCTATCCAGGAGCTGGTCTGACATAAATCCATCAGGCTTTGCAATTTTACCTTGCTTTTCAGGTCAAGTCAACCACCCTGGTGGTTCTACCGTGGTCATCTCTTTAAGTGCCAAATGCAATGACAAAGCTCTTAAAGTCTTGCCGCATTTCCTTAGGCTCTTGATTAGGATCATTAAG CCATCCGATGCCGAATCAGCTGGATCAGCAAGTTCCGGAAAACCAGGGACAGTTACCTGA